The genomic window TGCCGCCATAACAGCCATAAACTCCGTGTATGAGAGGCTCAAAAAAGAAAACGTTCCGGTGTTCAGAGTTGTTCCTACACTTTACACCATGAGGGAAACTTTTAAATTGATCGAGGCCGCAAGCTTTACTCACATAGCCGAGAACAATCAAATAATAATACAGATAATAGATATAAAAGACTACAACATAAACGGACCAAGGCTATCGTCCATGGAAATGCGCCAAAAAAAACTTGCCCTTTATCAGGAGCTCCTGAATTATGCCGGAAACTATCGCGCCTCTGTATTTCCTGCCGAAGGGGATGAATTTATCATTTTAATAACAAAGGGCATATTTCGGGAATACACCAACTTTTATGAAGAGATCCCAATGATATATGATATAGAAAAAAAGCTGTCCATGGCTGTAAATATGGGAATAGGCATGGGGAAAAGCGCTTTGGAAGCCGAGGAAAATGCCCGGGAAGCATTGCTTTTGTCAAAGAAAAAGCCTGGCTCCAATGCATATATAATCAATCAGGATAAAAAAGTCATAGGCCCTATCGGGAACGGGGAAAGCTTGAATTTTGCCTTAAAAAGTGATGATAAAAATTTGCTGAATTGGGCCGAAAAAACCGGTTTAAGCATTTCTACTCTTACACAAATTGAAAGTCTGTTAAAAAAACTGCAGAGGGATAGAATCACCGCTACCGACATCCAGGAAGGCCTTGGGGTGACCCTGAGGACCGCCAACAGAATAATGAATAAGCTTTTATCCGGCAAAGCTGCGGAAAGAATAGGTATTGAGCAGCCGGTATATCGCGGGAGGCCCAGGCAGCTATATAGGATTAGATTAAAGGATAGAGTATAATTTCGGTGTGAAAAAGTGGAGGTGAAAATCTTTGAATATCTTTGATATCATCGGACCTGTGATGATAGGGCCTTCCAGTTCTCACACGGCGGGAGCCGTGAGGCTGGGAAATCTCGCCCGAAACATTTTAGGGGAAGAACCTAAAAAAGCCAGGATTATACTGTATAACTCCTTTGCCGATACCGGCAAGGGTCACGGTACCGATAAGGCTCTGGTGGCTGGAATACTGGGTTTTTTGCCTGATGATGAAAGAATAAAGGTCTCTTTTGAAGAGGCTGAAAAACTGGGGATAGAATTTGAATTAGTTAGCGGTGGAGCAAGACCCGACCTTCATCCCAATACCGCGGAATTTTATCTGGAGGGCAGTAGCAAAACTACGAATGTATTGGGCTCTTCGGTGGGGGGCGGCAGGGTGGTAATTTTTTCTATTGATGGCTTCAAGACGGAATTTTCCGGGGAATACTATACGGTGATAACCGTCCATAAAGATATACCCGGTATGATTGCAAAAGTAACCACATGCCTTTCGGGAAGAAAAATAAATATAGCCCAGATGAGGGTATCCCGGGAGTCCAGGGGAGAGAAGGCTCTTATGATTATAGAAGCCGACGAAATCTTACCGGAAGGGATAAAAGAGGAATTGGAGAAATTGAATGGAATCTACAGGGCTATGATTATAAGTCCTGCATAATTAAGGGGGTCAGGCTTGCATAAGTGCAGGCGCGTCAAAGGGTCAGTTCTGGTGACATATTTTTAACGGCACAGACAGAAGGATAAAAACGCGTTTTAGTAGACCTTTAACTGAGTTTGAGAGGAGGGAAATATATTTGGCTATAAATACTATAGATGAGCTTATAAACTTTGCCGAAAAACAAAATCAGAAAATATCAACCATCGTAAAAGAGCAAAAAGCAAAAGAACAGGGGCTATCTGAGAAGGAACTTACCGATAAGATGATGAAATTTTATGAAGTCATGAAGCAGGCGGCAGATCGTGGAACTTCAAAGGAAGTGTCTTCCATAAGCGGCATCACCGGAGGCGAAGGGTACAAGTTATGGCAAGCCGCAAAAAAAGGTCTTTCTGGCTTTAATATTTTAAAAGCCTCGGCCAGAGCCATGGCGGTGTCTAATGTAAATGCTTCCATGGGAAAGATAGTTGCTGCACCTACAGCAGGATCCTGTGGTATTATCCCAGGAGCGATCGTTACGGCGGCAGAGGAACTCAAAAAAAGAGATGAAGAAGTAGTGGATGCCCTTTTCACTGCGGCCGCCGTGGGAGAGATAATCGCCAAAAATGCCACATTGGCAGGGGCAGAAGGCGGTTGCCAGGCGGAATGCGGCAGCGCCTCGGCCATGGCGACGGCGGCAGTAGTGGAACTGGCCGGTGGAAGTCCCCGGCAGGTGGGTCATGCCGTAGCCTTTGCGTTAAAAGCCGTCATGGGGATGGTATGCGACCCGGTGGCAGGCCTGGTGGAGGTACCCTGTGTGAAGCGAAACGGCATGGGAGCCGCCCAGGCGCTCCTGGCGGCAGATATGGCTTTAGCCGGTATAAAAAGCGTCATACCTCCGGACGAAGTTATAAAGGCTATGGCACAAGTCGGCCGTGCGCTGCCCGGCGAGCTGAAAGAGACGGCCCGGGGAGGTCTGGCGGTGACACCCACCGGGAAAAAGATAAAGGAGAAAGTATTTGAAAAGCAATAGGTGATTTTAGTATAAAAGGAAGGTAAAGCCATGACCAGAGATCAGATTAAAAAAACGGTTTGTGATACCATTGATAAAAACAGATGCGAGATTATAAAAATCGGTGAAGATATTCTGAAACGACCGGAGCTAGGATTTAAAGAAGAGGAGACTTCTAAATTTATAAGAGAAGTTTTTGATTCATTGGGTCTTAAGTTTATCGACAACCTTGCCATAACCGGAATTAAGGCTCAAAGTTATGGGAAAAGCCACAGTCTAAAAGTTGCCATAATAGGAGAGATGGATGCTGTCATATGTCCCGCCCACCCTTATGCAGACCCTGCTACCGGTGCGGCTCATTCATGTGGCCATAATGCTCAGATTGCTTCAATGCTGGGAGCTGCCATCGGCCTTGTGGCAGGAGGTGCCATGAGTGAAGTGGATGGTGACGTAGCATTCATGGCCGTCCCTGCCGAGGAGTTTGTAGAACTGGAGTATCGAGAGAAACTTCAGAGCCAGGGGAGGATAAAATTTTTTGGCGGAAAGCAAGAATTGATCAGATTGGGTGCCTTTGACGACATCGACATGGCCATGATGGTGCATTCCCAGGCAA from Biomaibacter acetigenes includes these protein-coding regions:
- the sdaAB gene encoding L-serine ammonia-lyase, iron-sulfur-dependent subunit beta, whose product is MNIFDIIGPVMIGPSSSHTAGAVRLGNLARNILGEEPKKARIILYNSFADTGKGHGTDKALVAGILGFLPDDERIKVSFEEAEKLGIEFELVSGGARPDLHPNTAEFYLEGSSKTTNVLGSSVGGGRVVIFSIDGFKTEFSGEYYTVITVHKDIPGMIAKVTTCLSGRKINIAQMRVSRESRGEKALMIIEADEILPEGIKEELEKLNGIYRAMIISPA
- the sdaAA gene encoding L-serine ammonia-lyase, iron-sulfur-dependent, subunit alpha → MAINTIDELINFAEKQNQKISTIVKEQKAKEQGLSEKELTDKMMKFYEVMKQAADRGTSKEVSSISGITGGEGYKLWQAAKKGLSGFNILKASARAMAVSNVNASMGKIVAAPTAGSCGIIPGAIVTAAEELKKRDEEVVDALFTAAAVGEIIAKNATLAGAEGGCQAECGSASAMATAAVVELAGGSPRQVGHAVAFALKAVMGMVCDPVAGLVEVPCVKRNGMGAAQALLAADMALAGIKSVIPPDEVIKAMAQVGRALPGELKETARGGLAVTPTGKKIKEKVFEKQ